The segment TTCAGTGCCTCCAAAATTCATTTAGAGAGCAGAGGATTTGACCAGTCATAAGCGGCTTGTAATAAAAGCCCTTCAATGGTCCGATTCCGAACATTACACCTAGTATAAGCAAAAGTGCAATAAGAACCATACAAGCGCTCATGAAATACATAAACTTTCCTGCTAATTTCCAATTATTGACGATCCGATCGAAGAGTTTGCTGCGATAGATCCGCTTCGATTGAGGGATCTTGTTGAATTCAGGGATTGCTCGCCAATTTTCCTTGAACACTTCAGCATCTTTTTCAGTGAACATTTCCGCGAAGACATGGATACCCGATTGAAAATCAACCGCGTACCAAGTTTCTTCCAGTTTTTTAAAGCCTTTTGGATCTCGATAAGACACTTGTCCACGTTCTAAATAGATGGAGTGGATATCCTTATAAGGATAGCTATAGTAGTTTCCTTCCTCAAGATAATCAAGAATGATCAGATAAATCATCCGCCGATCGGTGAATATGAGTAAACGATTGCCTCGAGTGTCGCTGAAATCTTTGACGTACTTTTTCGCTTTTTCAGTCCGTGCGTGTCCAATTCCATTGATTCCTTGATTAGTAGCTGCGAGGTTTTCTGCGATATTCATTGGCAAAAAGCCGTGGATTTCTTCATCTTCAGCAAGCTCTTTTTTGACATCCTGTAGCAGATCTTGAAAGAAAATGTAAAATTTGCTGCGTTCAAATAATTCGGTTTTTTCTTCAGGAGAAAGCTCATAGTGGTATTTTTCGTTTTCTCGGTAAATGATATCTTTAAATCTCACGTCCCATCATCCTTTCCTGCAATACCTTTTTCAATTTTGTTCGACCTCGTGACAAGTGATTGTAGATTGCACTGGTTTCTAAACCGACAGACGAGGCGATCTCTTGCGGTGTCAGCTGGTAAAAATAATGCAATACGAATATCTTTTGATCCGTTTCGTTCAATACATCGATCAAATAGAGAAAGTCCTCTTTGGCTAACGGATCTTCTATGAGCGTTTGATTGATCATCTCCAAAGGCTGTTGTGTTTGTTCCTTTTTCAGCTGTCTTTTTTTATCGATACAGCGGCTGCGGGCGATCATCAATACCCACGTTGCAAAACTGCTTTTCTTCTCATCGTATTGATGGATCTTCTGCCAGATTTCGTAAAAGATCTCATTTTCCAGATCCGGCCAGTGATTTTTTTCAGTTCCCTGATTCAAGATACCGTGGACGGTTCGCAGGATGCTTGCGCCGTAGAATTCGATCAGAGACTCCAACCCTTGGAAATCTTTATCCTTTAGTTGGCGGATCAACACTCTTTCATCCAAATCATTCACTCCTTTATTTCATTATACGAAAGCGATTACTGTTTTCTATCAACTTTTTATTTTTTGTTAAAAGATCAGTTTGTCGATGCCTCTACAAGAAAACACGGTTATTTGCTAACAAAATAATTTTATTCTGAATTATTGTTCGTTCTCTGGTTGATTTATTGGCAAAAAAACAGTATTCTAGAAAAAAACTAAGGAGATTATCCATGCTGACAACATCTTTTTTTGACCATACATTTGAAAATCCTTTTATGAACGCTTCTGGTGTCCATTGCATGACACACGAAGAACTTGACGAGCTGGCGGCTTCAAAAGCCGGTGCTTTTATTACGAAAAGCGCAACACTGGAATCCCGCGCCGGAAATCCCGAACCGCGTTATTTTGATGTGCCATTAGGAAGCATCAATTCTATGGGACTGCCTAACAAAGGTCTCGATTATTATTTGGATTACGCTTTGTCTTATCAAGAAAAACAGACAAGACCCCTCTTTTTTTCAGTTGCCGGTATGAGCGTAGAAGAAAACCTGGAGATGCTTTGGGTGATTCAAAAGAGCAATTTTAACGGCATCACAGAACTAAATCTTTCGTGTCCGAACGTGCCCGGAAAACCACAAGTCGCTTATGATTTTCCGTTAACTAAAACGATTCTGACAGAAGTTTTCCAATTTTTCACAAAACCATTAGGCGTGAAACTGCCTCCTTATTTTGATATGGCTCATTTTGATGAGATGGCAGAAATATTGAATCAGTTTCCGTTGACCTATGTAAATTCCATTAATAGTATCGGTAACGGTTTGTATATCGATCCAATGACAGAGTCAGTAGTGATCAAACCAAAAGACGGCTTTGGCGGAATCGGCGGCGAATATGTCAAACCAACAGCGTTAGCGAATGTCCGTGCGTTTTATACTCGTTTGAATCCATCAATAAAAATCATTGGTACCGGCGGGATTCGTTCGGGACAAGATGCTTTTGAACACCTGTTGTGCGGCGCGACGATGCTGCAAGTAGGAACCGAGCTTCATAAAGAAGGTCCGGCGATTTTTGAACGGTTGACTGCTGAATTGACAGCGATCATGGATGAAAAAGGCTATACTTCAATCGATGAGTTTCGCGGAAAGTTAAAGACGATCAACGTATAAAACAAAAAATAGAAACTCGGGATACAAGCAAAGCAGGTGAAGAAATGCTCGAATTGAAAAAAGCAGATAAAAATGATCTTCCAGTGATCCTATCAATCGTTGAAGATGGAATCATTTCGTTAAAAAAACAAGGATTGCCTCAATGGCAAAACGGCTATGGCCCTCAAGAAAATCAATTATTGACTGACATAGATAAACGGGAAAGTTATTTATTGATGGTGGATGGCGAGATTTACGGGACAGCCGCCTTAGTAAGCGGAGTGGATGATGTTTATACTGCAATCAAAGATGGTCACTGGAGTGAAAGTGACGGTGAGTATCGCTCGATCCATCGTTTTGCTCTTGCCGCTAAAGCCACAGGCAAAGGTTACGCAAAACGTTTCTTGCATTTATTAGCGGAAAGTGCACAGAAATCAGGGTATAACGATATTCGAGTCGATACTCATCCGGAAAACATAAAGATGCAAAAAGCGATTCTCGGCGCTGGTTTTACCTATCGCGGAATGGTAGAATTTCCGATTCCGGACGGAAAAAGAAAAGCCTATCAAATAATTATGCCATAAAAAACGTATCTATTAGTAGAAAAAACAAAACAATATTTATTGTTTTGTTTTTTTGAAAGTAGATTTTTTTTATAGTCGTTGTTTTCTTAAACCAAGGGTTATTGCTTAATAGATAGTATCTATTTATGGTAGAATAAATTAATAAGTGGTTGATTAAATACAAGCTTATTTAGGGGGGGTTACATGAAAAGGAGAAATATTTTGTGTTTTAGACGAGCTTTGACGCTCTTAAGCGTTGCTGCGATGATGCTTTCTCAAGGTGTACCGGCTTATGCTGGAGTGGCGGAAGCTGCTGAATCAGAGACAGCTCAAGAACAAGTGACAACACAAGAAACAAGTGAAAGCGTTTCTGAAAGTGCGCCTGCAGAAGAGGAATCCAGTAGTTCGGAAGTTGTTGAGGTTACTGTAGACAAAAGTGAATTGACGCAATTATACCAAAAATTAAGCCAAGCTATAGCTAACGAGCAGACCTACACGCCCGCTTCGTTTGAAGCAGTAAGGTCAGCACAAGTAACAGCTGAAGCTGTATTAAATGATGCAGCGGCCACCAATGAACAAGTATCAGGAGCTGTTGCTGCTATCAATAATGCATTGGCTGGATTAGTTTTACGTGCAGACAAGTCTCAGTTACAGCAATGGATCACAAAAGCTGCGTCTTACCAAGCACAAGATTATACAAAAAAATCTTTTGCTGTTTTGCAAAACAGTTTGACGAAAGCTCGAACTGTCAGCGAAAATCCTAATGCTTCTGTTGAAGAGGTTGCACAAAGTGTCGCTGAATTGCAAAACGCGATCAATCAGTTAAAAAAGGCGGAGCAACCAAAACCTGAGCAGCCGGAACAAAAACCTGATCCAAAACCAGAAACAAGCAAGCCAGAAACAGAAAAGCCGAAACCTAGTGAACCAAAACCAGAGAAAAACGAATCCAAACCTGCAGCATCGAAAGAAGAAAAACCTGCAGACTCAACAGGTACACAAACTTCACGACCGGTAGTGCAAGGTCCAGTTTCTGATGAATCCACACCGTTAGATGATAATTTAGTAACTGATAGTTTAACTGATTCGGATTTGAACGGATTTGAACTGCCATTATTGTCTTCTTATAGTGACAAACGGCAAGCTGCCATTGTTTCTGAGTCATTGAAGCAGTTGAGCCTTCCTTATGAAGAAGGAGCAAAAGGGCCAGAAGCATTTGATAATCTGCATTTGCCAAACTATATTTATCAAAAAGTTTTCGGTCACGAACTCGGCGATACTTATGAGGAAATGGCAAAAGCCGGTGAGAAGAGAACGCTTGAAGAAGCCGAACCTGGCGATCTCCTTTTCTGGGAGAAGGACGGCAAAGCCGATGAAGTTGCTGTCTATCTAGGCGCTGGAAAATATCTGCTGGCAGATGAATCGGCCTTAGAAGAAGTCCAACAAACAATAGAAGATGAGGAAAAGGAAGAAATTCCTGGTGTTCGAATCTTCTCATTGCAAGGTTATGATTTAGAAACCGGAGAAATTTCAGAAGAAGATACGGAAGAATTTTCTCTTTCTGAAGAAAGAAAGAATCCAGAGTATGCAGTCCATGTTATGAAAGATTGGGATTTGACCGAATATGGGAAAGAACTGATCGATACTTATGCTGCAAGTATGGATTTTCGTGTGAATAAGGTCACAGAACGTTTTATTGAAAAAATCGCAAAAGACGCTCAAGAATTAGGGCTTAAATACGATGTCTTTGCGTCGGTCATGATTGCTCAAGCTATTTTGGAAAGCGGCTCTGGTCAAAGTACGTTATCGATGATGCCGCATTTCAATCTCTTTGGGATCAAAGGCTCTTTCCGAGGCGGATTTGTGACGATGCCAACATTTGAAGATAGAGGAAATGGCGAGTTGTATCAAATCAACGCAGCTTTCCGAAATTATCCAAACTATAAAGAATCACTGACTGACTATGTTCGTCTGATTCGCGGCGGTATTAGCGGAAATCCTAACTTCTATAAAGGTGTTTGGCGTTCGGAAGCTAAGAACTATTTGCAGGCGACACAAGAATTGACTGGAAAATACGCTACCGATACATCTTACAATAATAAGCTGAACTCACTCATTGCGGTGTATAACCTTACCCGTTTTGATGAACCAACATCGGAAGCGACTGGTATGATCATCCAATCAAGATCAGAGATTCCAGCATACTATCGAAATAAGATGACTTTCCCAGTTTATAATGGACGCAACTACAACACGTCCGGATCATATCCTGTCGGTCAATGTACA is part of the Enterococcus mediterraneensis genome and harbors:
- a CDS encoding sigma-70 family RNA polymerase sigma factor; translated protein: MDERVLIRQLKDKDFQGLESLIEFYGASILRTVHGILNQGTEKNHWPDLENEIFYEIWQKIHQYDEKKSSFATWVLMIARSRCIDKKRQLKKEQTQQPLEMINQTLIEDPLAKEDFLYLIDVLNETDQKIFVLHYFYQLTPQEIASSVGLETSAIYNHLSRGRTKLKKVLQERMMGREI
- a CDS encoding dihydroorotate oxidase; the encoded protein is MLTTSFFDHTFENPFMNASGVHCMTHEELDELAASKAGAFITKSATLESRAGNPEPRYFDVPLGSINSMGLPNKGLDYYLDYALSYQEKQTRPLFFSVAGMSVEENLEMLWVIQKSNFNGITELNLSCPNVPGKPQVAYDFPLTKTILTEVFQFFTKPLGVKLPPYFDMAHFDEMAEILNQFPLTYVNSINSIGNGLYIDPMTESVVIKPKDGFGGIGGEYVKPTALANVRAFYTRLNPSIKIIGTGGIRSGQDAFEHLLCGATMLQVGTELHKEGPAIFERLTAELTAIMDEKGYTSIDEFRGKLKTINV
- a CDS encoding GNAT family N-acetyltransferase: MLELKKADKNDLPVILSIVEDGIISLKKQGLPQWQNGYGPQENQLLTDIDKRESYLLMVDGEIYGTAALVSGVDDVYTAIKDGHWSESDGEYRSIHRFALAAKATGKGYAKRFLHLLAESAQKSGYNDIRVDTHPENIKMQKAILGAGFTYRGMVEFPIPDGKRKAYQIIMP
- a CDS encoding glucosaminidase domain-containing protein, producing the protein MCFRRALTLLSVAAMMLSQGVPAYAGVAEAAESETAQEQVTTQETSESVSESAPAEEESSSSEVVEVTVDKSELTQLYQKLSQAIANEQTYTPASFEAVRSAQVTAEAVLNDAAATNEQVSGAVAAINNALAGLVLRADKSQLQQWITKAASYQAQDYTKKSFAVLQNSLTKARTVSENPNASVEEVAQSVAELQNAINQLKKAEQPKPEQPEQKPDPKPETSKPETEKPKPSEPKPEKNESKPAASKEEKPADSTGTQTSRPVVQGPVSDESTPLDDNLVTDSLTDSDLNGFELPLLSSYSDKRQAAIVSESLKQLSLPYEEGAKGPEAFDNLHLPNYIYQKVFGHELGDTYEEMAKAGEKRTLEEAEPGDLLFWEKDGKADEVAVYLGAGKYLLADESALEEVQQTIEDEEKEEIPGVRIFSLQGYDLETGEISEEDTEEFSLSEERKNPEYAVHVMKDWDLTEYGKELIDTYAASMDFRVNKVTERFIEKIAKDAQELGLKYDVFASVMIAQAILESGSGQSTLSMMPHFNLFGIKGSFRGGFVTMPTFEDRGNGELYQINAAFRNYPNYKESLTDYVRLIRGGISGNPNFYKGVWRSEAKNYLQATQELTGKYATDTSYNNKLNSLIAVYNLTRFDEPTSEATGMIIQSRSEIPAYYRNKMTFPVYNGRNYNTSGSYPVGQCTWYVYNRIRQLGGFVDDFMGNGGEWGQRGARLGYRTSRQPRKGYAISFHPGVAGSSPIYGHVAFVEAVGPDGILVSEGNVVGPTTVSYRVIPNSIARSNNVTYIAPK